DNA sequence from the Strigops habroptila isolate Jane chromosome 4, bStrHab1.2.pri, whole genome shotgun sequence genome:
AGGCCATCAGCTACCACTTTGTGCGGCGAACCCGGCAGGTGACCCGGTACCGCAATGGTGATGCCTACACCACCACACAGGTCTACCATGAGAGGGTCAACACCCATGTGGCTGAAGCTGAGTTTGACTACTCTCACTGTGGATACAAGGACATCTCCAAGGAGCTCCTGGGCCTGGAGAGCTACACGGCCACCAAGCTGAGGTTCACCAAGTGCTTCAGCTTTGCCAACACTGAGTCTGAGAACTCTTACCTGACTCAGAGGGCTCACTTCTTCACGGAGATTGAGGGTCTGGATGACTACATGGAGGTGAGGGAAGGCATGCAGCTCAAAAACGTGGACTTCAAAGAGCTTATGATGGCTTACGGGGACCCGGATCACCTCCCATGGTATGTGTCCCACTATGCCTTCTGGGTGGCAGCTATCCTCATGATCTCGTGGCCGCTCAGGGTACTCATAGAGTATCGGACTGCTTACGTCCACTACCACGTGGAGAAACTGCTGGGTCTGGAGTACACAGCACCCACGGCGGTGGAGGAGCCCTTGTACCGATACCGCATGCCTCGCGACGCCACACAGGACAGCACGGAGCTGGAATGGCACATCTGCACCAACCGGCAGCTGATCCCGAGCTACTCGGAGGCCATGCTCATGGACCTGGCCAACTCCCCATCCTACGCAGTGTGCCGGTATGGCCAAACAGCCCATGGCTGCGACCGCTGCAACCGCgcctccagcacctcctccaTCTTCTCGCGCCACGCTTTCCATAGCTGCAACTCCCGCCTCTCCCTCAACACCAGCCGCTTCTCCCTGTGCCGCGTCCATGGCTCCCACAGGACAGGCCTCTGGAGGagccgcagcagcagcatcgCTGACCGGGGCTGCCAGGACGAGCAGTGCTGCTCCTACTCCAGCCAGCTGGCCATCAATGAGAACCCCCCGACCTACCATGATGCCCGCTTCTTCCCCGTGCTCATTGTGCACCGGCCGGAGGGGCACAGTGGGCAGCCTTTCTACGTCAGGCGCTCCTCCTGCCTGGAAACCTCACTGTGACATCAATCCATGATTTCCCGGCTCCTCTGCCCCGGGATGGGGCTTGCAAAGGTGCTGCCAGCGGGGAGCCTGCAAGCATCAGTTCCCACAGTGGGTCGGCGGGATGAGTTTTAGCTCTTCCCCCTGCCATTGCAAGAAGATGCAGTCACTCTGACCAACAGCTAACCTCATTTCCCTCCTTCCACTGGTCTCCCTAGGCTTCTATTCCCCTCTTCCTTTCACTCTTTCACACCTCACCCCTTCTTTGCTCCTCAGttccctgcctcccctcccatcccaccccagtCTTGTTCTTTACATTTCAGTCACAGCATTGTTGCCACTGGAGGATTTATAaagcctgtgctctgcagtttATTTGCTCTCCTGGATGCCCTGAAAGGTAAGAAACTCCAATAAAGCACGGCAAAAGGCCAGAGTCAGAAGGAGAATCAGATCTGCAGACACAGAGTAACCATCTGCAAAACCCAAAtaagttgctttttaaatttattttcaccagtcttttttccttttcttctctcatttattgtctcttttcttcatgttctcTTCCTCTCGCTTTACCCTCATgttccttattctttttttctcagttttctcaCATCTGCCTTCCAGTTTTTATGGGGTTTTGCCAGTAAGGAAGTCTTTCAGGGTGTATTTCTCTTCCACTGGGCAAAAATAAGGTATTTGCAGCACAAACATCACTGCTGACACAAACACAGCCTATACCCCTGAGAAGTGCTGAGGACTTTCTTTCCAGAGCAATGACACacaacaagaaagcaaaatgccCTTTGCTCACCTTGCCCTGCCTGGACTGCAGCAGAGACACCACTGCATTTCCAGCTGTAGTTAACCTTGTCCAGCTCCACCCCTGTTAGCAATCCTTATGAGCTGTAATGTAGATCAGTGCCCTGTTAGCGCCACTATTTTTAGGACTGTGGGTCTGATTTGTGGTTGTTTCATTCCCACCACTtgctcagagcagcacaggctggacaagggaagaggagctgcagaCGGAAAGGTAAATGTGGTATTAACCCTCCCAGGGATAGTCTGGAGTTGTTAGGAAGCTCTTCCACCTACAGTGTCTATTAGAGcagttgcaggactgctctaCATTATCATTCAACTCTCTGTGTGCCCTGGGAAGGCTTTTTGGCCAGTAGTCCACTGCCGCCTTCCCACCCTCCCAGGCAGGATGCGGTGACACCCTggccccaggcagggagcacagcGGGGAGCCAGCCCCACCGGCCATTCCTGCTGGGCTAATGGCTCTTCCCATAAGGCTTCCCCCAGAGCCGGTGCAGCACCTTCCGGAATTAGTCCCATCAATGCCAAACCCAGAAGGtgtcctgctgtgctctgggctgTGGGCTGCCCTCCTGGCCCAATGGAGAGCCTCGAGAGCCAGGGACCAACTCAAGAAGCTTATGGCCACACTGAGGACCAGCCAGGGACCTTGCACTTAGCAGACCTCCATCCCACAAGGGATGGTCATATGCTGAGCAAGCTCCATACCATGTTGTCGTGTGGATGGTGGAGATTATTACCCACTATGACTCACAGGAGAATGCAATACGATCGCAATACTGTCACTTTAGCAAACAAAGTGTTGTCACACCCTACAGCAAATAGGTAAGAAACTGAGCCCCAAGAAGGGCTGGTAACAAATGCTTTCTCCCAGGTCTGTTCTGTGTGCATCTACGTGTGATTTGAGATTTGTAAAGTCATATTCGTATGTGTAGATTATATATAACTCTGCGTACTTATATGGTGGTTTCTTATGGCATTGACTGTTGCACCAtgttaaatacattttgttttggtttgatgaCTCTGTTTTGATGTGCTGTACTCATTTCAACTCCAGAAATAGAAGCATTGGCAATACCTGGCTAACCTGCTGCAAATGATGCCACCATCAGAAAGGTTGTTTAAATTCGTATGAGTtgatcttttttaatataaatacttTATGTATGATTTatgtgacatttttcttctgacagcTTGGCATTTATCGCAGAAGATAGATAACACATATGATGTGTTATTTTAGCACCTCTTAAAAAAGAATAACCATCCCAGACATGTGGAGAAACCAGGTTTGGGCTCGGGGTAATGATTATGT
Encoded proteins:
- the LOC115606874 gene encoding transmembrane protein 151B-like isoform X2, whose product is MKSDRRGEKKHFDNREMQRPVKQSLSACMCRESHWKCLLLSILMYGCLGAVVWCQLARVTKLSFDSSFKGKSMIYHDSPCSDGYVYIPLAFLSMLYVVYLVECWHCHVKRELQYKADVDSVYECINRMQQATPCIWWKAISYHFVRRTRQVTRYRNGDAYTTTQVYHERVNTHVAEAEFDYSHCGYKDISKELLGLESYTATKLRFTKCFSFANTESENSYLTQRAHFFTEIEGLDDYMEVREGMQLKNVDFKELMMAYGDPDHLPWYVSHYAFWVAAILMISWPLRVLIEYRTAYVHYHVEKLLGLEYTAPTAVEEPLYRYRMPRDATQDSTELEWHICTNRQLIPSYSEAMLMDLANSPSYAVCRYGQTAHGCDRCNRASSTSSIFSRHAFHSCNSRLSLNTSRFSLCRVHGSHRTGLWRSRSSSIADRGCQDEQCCSYSSQLAINENPPTYHDARFFPVLIVHRPEGHSGQPFYVRRSSCLETSL
- the LOC115606874 gene encoding transmembrane protein 151B-like isoform X1, which gives rise to MSSEGEAEAAAESGPGSTPAPGAAAAVREEQRPVKQSLSACMCRESHWKCLLLSILMYGCLGAVVWCQLARVTKLSFDSSFKGKSMIYHDSPCSDGYVYIPLAFLSMLYVVYLVECWHCHVKRELQYKADVDSVYECINRMQQATPCIWWKAISYHFVRRTRQVTRYRNGDAYTTTQVYHERVNTHVAEAEFDYSHCGYKDISKELLGLESYTATKLRFTKCFSFANTESENSYLTQRAHFFTEIEGLDDYMEVREGMQLKNVDFKELMMAYGDPDHLPWYVSHYAFWVAAILMISWPLRVLIEYRTAYVHYHVEKLLGLEYTAPTAVEEPLYRYRMPRDATQDSTELEWHICTNRQLIPSYSEAMLMDLANSPSYAVCRYGQTAHGCDRCNRASSTSSIFSRHAFHSCNSRLSLNTSRFSLCRVHGSHRTGLWRSRSSSIADRGCQDEQCCSYSSQLAINENPPTYHDARFFPVLIVHRPEGHSGQPFYVRRSSCLETSL